From a region of the Lactuca sativa cultivar Salinas chromosome 4, Lsat_Salinas_v11, whole genome shotgun sequence genome:
- the LOC111904689 gene encoding velvet complex subunit B-like — protein MHQHHPTQLSSPSPPPPPSATTTTISRSFSYWHRHYVLQPLPSPLSSPSTYINTTFSNRHHHHNLHPPPPTLSSLASAIITTFNMNRHHYNYLQPKPPPPTTTISHCRHHRFL, from the coding sequence ATGCACCAACACCACCCTACGCAACTGTCATCACCATCGCCGCCGCCGCCGCCTTCAGCCACTACCACTACCATAAGTAGATCCTTCAGCTACTGGCATCGCCACTACGTCCTACAACCACTACCATCACCACTATCATCGCCTTCAACATATATCAACACCACCTTTAGCAACCGTCACCACCATCACAACCTCCACCCACCTCCACCAACATTGTCAAGTTTAGCCAGTGCCATCATTACCACCTTTAACATGAACCGCCACCACTATAACTACCTTCAGCCTAAACCACCACCACCTACAACAACTATTAGCCACTGCCGCCACCATCGCTTCCTTTAG